Proteins co-encoded in one Medicago truncatula cultivar Jemalong A17 chromosome 8, MtrunA17r5.0-ANR, whole genome shotgun sequence genomic window:
- the LOC25501054 gene encoding disease resistance protein RPV1: protein MASSSSSSTSQWVYDVFLSFRGEDTRRNFVAHLNAALSNAEINTYIDDRIQKGTDLEPELFRAIEDSRISIVVFSENYVHSSWCLKELEQIMKCRVNCGQIVEPVFYHVEPSVLRHQAGDFGKALEETAKRSSSEGEKMNTVLSTWQIALTEVANISGWDTKNFKDDVELISQIVKDIKRKLKNRLLNITKFPVGLDTHVQQIIAFIKNQSSKVCLIGIWGMGGSGKTTTATAFYNQFHGKFVVHRFIENIREVCEKEGRGNIHLKQQLLLDNMKTIEKRFMREKALVVLDDVSALEQVNALCGKHKCFGTGSVLIVTSRDVRILKLLEVDHVYSMTEMDEYESLELFNLHAFRKSSAKEDFNQLSRSIIDYCGGLPLALEEIGSYLFDRTKQQWKSTLSNLRRIPNDKVQKKLKISYDGLDCDSERGIFLDICCFFIGKKRAYVSEILDGCGLNADMGITILIERSLLKVEKNDKLGMHGLLRDMGREIVCKRSEEELGKRSRLWSDEDVHDVLNQNCGTKFVEGLVLKSQSTENVSFNADSFKKMNNLRLLQLDHVDLTGDFYQENLAVFELKHSNIKLVWNETKLMNKLKILNLSHSKHLTSTPDFSKLPNLEKLIMKNCPNLSKLHHSIGDLKNILLLNLKDCTSLASLPEVIYQLKSLKTLIFSGCSKIDKLEEDIVQMESLTTLIAKDTGVKEMPYSILGLKGIAYISLCGCEGLSFEVLPSVIWSCVPPTMNSSPRISPFDNQYDVDFTESETSQISNLPLRPLLIGIGSCHIVIDILSRSISQGLTSNDSGHFSLPVGDNYPSWLAYRCDGPSTQFHVPENIDCHLKGIILCVVYSSAPENMGAECLISVLIVNYTKFTIQIYKRGTLRSFNDEDWKNVTSNLGPGDKVEIFVLFGCGLIVKETAVYLLYGQSITTEFEQSIFMEVEPSTNMEMEPSAELNVQPSPKVSMQPSPNVKVEALITMEIEQSITVEVESLTNMEMKTSEEVNLQQSPKVDAEASITMEIEQSITMEVESSTIVEMVPLAEVNVRPPPEVDMQPSPKPNNSSFTRLAKRIGACLCFNHQS, encoded by the exons AtggcttcttcttcatcatcctccaCTTCTCAATGGGTTTACGACGTGTTCCTCAGCTTCAGGGGGGAAGATACTCGTCGTAATTTTGTTGCTCATCTCAATGCAGCACTCTCTAATGCTGAAATCAACACTTACATCGATGATCGGATTCAAAAAGGGACAGATCTGGAACCCGAACTATTCCGAGCCATTGAAGACTCTCGTATTTCCATCGTCGTCTTCTCCGAAAACTACGTCCATTCTAGTTGGTGTCTTAAAGAGCTTGAACAAATCATGAAATGCCGCGTAAATTGTGGCCAGATTGTTGAGCCCGTTTTTTACCACGTTGAACCATCGGTTTTGCGTCATCAAGCAGGTGATTTTGGAAAAGCTCTGGAAGAAACTGCTAAAAGAAGTTCCTCAGAAGGGGAAAAGATGAATACTGTGTTGTCCACCTGGCAGATTGCACTAACTGAAGTTGCAAATATATCTGGTTGGGatacaaaaaatttcaa gGATGACGTTGAACTAATTTCTCAAATTGTTAAAGACATTAAGAGAAAGCTAAAGAACAGATTATTGAATATTACCAAATTTCCAGTTGGATTAGATACCCATGTGCAACAAATTATTGcatttattaaaaatcaatcaAGCAAAGTTTGCTTGATAGGGATCTGGGGGATGGGTGGATCAGGTAAAACAACAACAGCCACAGCCTTCTACAACCAATTTCATGGGAAATTCGTGGTTCACAGATTCATTGAAAATATTAGAGAAGTTTGTGAAAAGGAAGGTAGAGGGAATATTCATTTAAAACAACAACTTCTTTTGGAtaacatgaaaacaattgagAAGAGATTTATGAGGGAAAAGGCACTCGTTGTACTCGATGATGTGAGCGCATTAGAGCAAGTAAATGCCCTATGTGGAAAACATAAATGTTTTGGTACCGGGAGTGTATTGATTGTTACATCCAGGGATGTACGCATACTTAAGTTACTTGAAGTTGACCATGTCTATAGCATGACGGAAATGGACGAATATGAGTCCCTCGAGCTTTTCAATTTACATGCTTTTAGAAAGTCAAGTGCAAAAGAAGACTTCAATCAACTGTCAAGAAGCATAATTGATTATTGTGGAGGATTACCACTAGCTCTTGAAGAAATTGGATCTTACTTATTTGATAGGACAAAACAACAGTGGAAAAGTACACTATCAAACTTGAGGAGAATTCCTAATGATAAAGTgcaaaaaaaactgaaaataagcTATGATGGTTTAGATTGTGATTCCGAAAGGGGTATATTTCTTGACATTTGTTGTTTCTTTATCGGAAAGAAGAGAGCCTATGTTTCAGAGATTCTAGATGGTTGTGGACTTAATGCTGATATGGGAATAACTATCCTCATAGAGCGGAGCCTTCTAAAAGTCGAAAAGAATGATAAACTTGGAATGCATGGTTTACTACGAGACATGGGAAGAGAGATTGTTTGTAAAAGATCAGAAGAGGAGCTTGGGAAGCGTAGTCGATTGTGGTCTGATGAGGATGTACATGAtgttttgaatcaaaattgt GGAACAAAATTTGTGGAAGGATTGGTTTTGAAGTCCCAAAGCACCGAAAATGTTAGCTTCAATGCTGATTCTTTCAAGAAGATGAACAATTTGAGACTTTTGCAACTTGATCATGTTGATCTTACTGGAGACTTTTATCAGGAAAATCTAGCTGTTTTTGAGTTAAAACACAGCAATATTAAACTGGTCTGGAATGAAACTAAG TTGATGAATAAGCTGAAAATTCTCAATCTCAGTCATTCCAAGCACTTGACAAGCACCCCAGACTTTTCAAAATTACCAAATCTAGAAAAGCTCATTATGAAGAACTGTCCAAACTTGTCCAAGTTACACCACTCGATTGGGGATCTCAAGAATATTCTACTGCTCAATCTGAAGGACTGTACAAGTCTTGCCAGTCTCCCAGAGGTGATATATCAGTTGAAATCATTGAAAACTCTAATCTTTTCTGGTTGTTCAAAGATTGACAAGTTGGAAGAAGACATAGTCCAGATGGAATCCTTGACAACACTGATCGCAAAAGATACAGGTGTAAAAGAGATGCCATACTCAATACTAGGATTGAAAGGCATCGCATATATATCCCTATGTGGATGTGAAGGATTGTCATTTGAAGTTCTTCCTTCTGTCATTTGGTCTTGCGTGCCACCAACCATGAATTCTTCACCTCGTATTTCCCCATTTGATAACCAATACGATGTAGATTTTACTGAATCGGAAACATCACAAATCTCAAACCTTCCTTTGAGACCGCTTTTGATTGGAATAGGAAGTTGCCACATTGTCATTGATATTCTTAGCAGGAGCATATCACAG GGATTAACAAGCAATGATTCAGGCCATTTTTCTCTTCCGGTCGGTGACAATTATCCTTCTTGGTTAGCCTATAGATGTGATGGACCTTCAACACAATTTCACGTTCCTGAGAATATTGATTGTCACTTGAAGGGAATAATCTTATGTGTTGTTTATTCATCAGCACCTGAAAACATGGGAGCCGAATGTCTTATTAGTGTCTTGATTGTTAATTACACAAAATTCACCATCCAGATATACAAGCGAGGTACATTGAGGTCCTTTAATGATGAAGATTGGAAGAATGTAACATCAAATCTTGGACCAGGTGACAAAGTGGAGATTTTTGTACTTTTTGGGTGTGGATTGATTGTTAAGGAGACAGCTGTCTATCTACTTTATGGTCAGTCAATTACTACGGAATTCGAACAATCTATTTTCATGGAAGTTGAGCCATCAACTAACATGGAAATGGAGCCATCAGCGGAATTGAACGTGCAGCCGTCACCTAAAGTGAGCATGCAACCATCACCTAACGTGAAAGTGGAGGCATTAATTACTATGgaaattgaacaatcaattaCTGTGGAAGTTGAGTCATTGACTAACATGGAAATGAAGACATCGGAGGAAGTGAACTTGCAACAGTCACCTAAAGTGGACGCGGAAGCATCAATTACTATGGAAATTGAACAGTCAATTACTATGGAAGTTGAGTCCTCAACTATCGTGGAAATGGTGCCGTTAGCCGAAGTAAACGTGCGTCCGCCACCTGAAGTGGACATGCAACCTTCACCAAAGCCGAATAATAGTAGCTTTACAAGACTTGCAAAAAGAATAGGTGCATGCTTATGCTTCAACCACCAGAGTTAA
- the LOC112417320 gene encoding uncharacterized protein gives MFRRRYRMQKHVFLRIVGDLSCSDNYFTQRIDAANKEGISPLAKCTTTMRMLAYGVAADAVDAYIKIGSSTSLECILRFCKGIIRLYEEVYLRAPTQDDLQRILHVSEMRGFPGMIGSIDCMHWEWKNCPKAWEGQFTKGDKGTTTVILEAVASHDLWI, from the coding sequence ATGTTTCGTCGTCGGTACCGGATGCAAAAACATGTTTTCCTTCGAATCGTTGGAGACCTTTCATGTAGTGATAACTACTTCACCCAACGAATTGATGCAGCCAATAAAGAAGGTATATCACCGTTAGCAAAATGTACCACAACAATGCGAATGTTAGCATATGGTGTGGCAGCAGATGCGGTCGATgcatacatcaaaataggaagtAGTACATCATTGGAATGCATACTTAGATTCTGCAAAGGAATCATACGACTCTATGAGGAAGTGTATTTGCGAGCACCAACCCAAGATGACCTGCAAAGAATACTACATGTTAGTGAAATGCGGGGGTTCCCAGGGATGATCGGCAGTATTGACTGCATGCACTGGGAGtggaaaaattgtcctaaagcaTGGGAAGGTCAATTTACCAAGGGGGATAAGGGAACCACCACAGTTATTCTGGAAGCAGTTGCATCTCATGATCTATGGATCTAG